A stretch of Miscanthus floridulus cultivar M001 chromosome 13, ASM1932011v1, whole genome shotgun sequence DNA encodes these proteins:
- the LOC136501473 gene encoding uncharacterized protein yields the protein MSVEILDGSTVRSFVEDEGAFNSSVDGRFAALDADHDGLLTYAEMAGELMSLRVLEKHFGVDEAAVAPEELVALYRGLFARFDRDGSGKVDRHEFRAEMKEVMLAVANGLGFLPVQMVVEEGSFLKVAVDRELGQLATAA from the coding sequence ATGAGCGTGGAGATCCTAGACGGGAGCACGGTGCGGAGCTTCGTGGAGGACGAAGGCGCCTTCAACTCCTCGGTGGACGGCCGGTTCGCGGCGCTGGACGCCGACCACGACGGTCTGCTCACCTACGCCGAGATGGCCGGAGAGCTGATGAGCCTGCGCGTGCTGGAGAAGCACTTCGGCGTGGACGAGGCCGCGGTGGCGCCCGAGGAGCTCGTGGCGCTGTACCGCGGCCTTTTCGCGCGGTTCGACAGGGACGGCAGCGGCAAGGTGGACCGGCACGAGTTCCGGGCGGAGATGAAGGAGGTGATGCTCGCCGTGGCCAACGGGCTGGGCTTCCTGCCCGTGCAAATGGTCGTCGAGGAAGGCAGCTTCCTCAAGGTCGCCGTCGACAGGGAGCTCGGACAGCTCGCCACAGCTGCCTGA
- the LOC136501472 gene encoding serine--glyoxylate aminotransferase-like, whose translation MADYVYGPGRNHLFVPGPVNIPDPVIRAMNRQNEDYRSPAIPALTKVLLEDVKKIFKTTTGTPFLIPTTGTGAWESALTNTLSPGDRIVSFLIGQFSLLWIDQQQRLGFDVDVVESDWGHGADLAALERKLRNDTHRTIKAVAIVHNETATGVTNDLAAVRRLLDAYAHPALLLVDGVSSICALDFRMDEWGVDVALTGSQKALSMPTGMGIVCASPKALEASKTARSVRVFFDWKDYLKFYEMGTYWPYTPSIQLLYGLRTALDLIFEEGLDNVFKRHNRLGTATRFAVEAWGLKNCCQKEECFSNTVTAVVVPPYIDSAEIVKHAWKRYNLSLGLGLNKVAGKVFRIGHLGNLNELQLLGCLSGVEMVLKDVGYPVKLGSGVAAAAAYLSNYTPLIPSRI comes from the exons ATGGCGGACTACGTGTATGGCCCCGGGCGGAACCACCTGTTCGTGCCGGGCCCCGTGAACATCCCGGACCCCGTGATCCGCGCCATGAACCGGCAGAACGAGGACTACCGCTCGCCGGCCATCCCGGCGCTGACCAAGGTCCTCCTCGAGGACGTGAAGAAGATCTTCAAGACGACCACGGGCACGCCCTTCCTGATCCCGACGACGGGCACGGGCGCGTGGGAGAGCGCGCTGACCAACACGCTGTCCCCGGGGGACCGCATCGTCTCCTTCCTCATCGGGCAGTTCAGCCTGCTGTGGATCGACCAGCAGCAGCGCCTGGGCTTCGACGTGGACGTGGTGGAGAGCGACTGGGGCCACGGCGCCGACCTCGCCGCGCTGGAGCGGAAGCTCCGCAACGACACCCACCGCACCATCAAGGCCGTGGCCATCGTGCACAACGAGACCGCCACGGGCGTCACCAACGACCTGGCCGCCGTGCGCAGGCTGCTGGACGCGTACGCGCACCCGGCGCTGCTGCTGGTGGACGGCGTGTCGTCCATCTGCGCGCTGGACTTCCGCATGGACGAGTGGGGCGTGGACGTCGCGCTCACCGGCTCGCAGAAGGCGCTGTCGATGCCGACCGGGATGGGCATCGTGTGCGCTAGCCCCAAGGCGCTGGAGGCCAGCAAGACGGCGAGGTCCGTGCGCGTGTTCTTTGACTGGAAGGACTACCTCAAGTTCTACGAGATGGGCACGTACTGGCCCTACACGCCCTCCATCCAGCTCCTCTACGGACTCCGCACCGCGCTCGACCTCATCTTCGAGGAAGGGCTCGACAATGTCTTCAAGAGGCACAACCGCCTTGGAACAGCCACGAG GTTCGCCGTGGAGGCGTGGGGGCTCAAGAACTGCTGCCAGAAGGAGGAGTGCTTCAGCAACACCGTCACCGCCGTCGTCGTGCCGCCCTACATCGACAGCGCGGAGATCGTCAAGCACGCGTGGAAGCGGTACAACctcagcctcggcctcggcctcaacAAGGTCGCCGGGAAGGTCTTCAGGATCGGTCATCTCGGCAACCTCAACGAG CTGCAACTGCTGGGATGCCTGAGCGGCGTGGAGATGGTGCTCAAGGACGTGGGGTACCCGGTGAAGCTCGGCAGCGgcgtggcggccgcggcggcgtacCTGTCGAATTACACGCCTCTCATCCCGTCCAGGATCTGA